A single region of the Micropterus dolomieu isolate WLL.071019.BEF.003 ecotype Adirondacks linkage group LG18, ASM2129224v1, whole genome shotgun sequence genome encodes:
- the barx1 gene encoding homeobox protein BarH-like 1, whose translation MQHPLDMGAHYYPPELHPDHRTHRYRSFMIEEILTDHPERKASAPAGELLKFGVHALLSSRPFHNQLVLKADQTSLLKFPLSPLSCSLGSPLGSPLLSAAQGLQVGAASHHLPLDLHLRGKLEHGADGGSKTKKGRRSRTVFTELQLMGLEKRFEKQKYLSTPDRIDLAESLGLSQLQVKTWYQNRRMKWKKIVLQGGGLESPTKPKGRPKKNSIPSSEQLSEQERSSADADHQSEGSSSHLESTQEE comes from the exons ATGCAGCATCCTTTGGACATGGGTGCGCATTACTATCCTCCGGAGCTTCATCCCGACCACCGAACTCATCGCTACAGGAGTTTCATGATAGAGGAGATCCTGACTGATCACCCGGAGCGCAAAGCTTCGGCTCCGGCCGGGGAGCTCCTTAAATTCGGGGTACACGCTCTCCTGTCCTCCCGGCCTTTCCATAACCAGCTGG TGCTAAAAGCCGACCAGACGAGCCTCCTCAAGTTCCCTCTGTCCCCGTTGTCCTGCTCGCTGGGCTCCCCGCTCGGCTCCCCGCTGCTGTCCGCGGCCCAGGGCCTGCAGGTCGGCGCGGCGTCTCACCACCTGCCGCTGGACCTCCACCTCCGCGGGAAGCTGGAGCACGGAGCCGACGGAGGCAGCAAGACCAAGAAGGGCCGCCGAAGCCGCACCGTGTTCACCGAGCTGCAGCTCATGGGTCTGGAGAAACGCTTCGAGAAGCAGAAGTATCTCTCTACGCCTGACAG AATAGATCTGGCTGAGTCTTTGGGTCTCAGTCAGCTGCAAGTGAAAACATGGTACCAGAACAGAAGGATGAAATGGAAGAAAATT GTGTTGCAGGGAGGAGGCCTGGAGTCACCGACTAAACCAAAAGGCCGCCCAAAGAAGAACTCCATCCCCAGCAGCGAGCAGCTCTCTGAACAAGAACGATCTTCTGCTGACGCTGACCACCAGTCCGAGGGCTCGAGCTCCCACTTAGAGAGCACTCAGGAGGAATGA